In one Salvelinus fontinalis isolate EN_2023a unplaced genomic scaffold, ASM2944872v1 scaffold_0070, whole genome shotgun sequence genomic region, the following are encoded:
- the LOC129842837 gene encoding volume-regulated anion channel subunit LRRC8C-like, with protein sequence MIPVTEFRNFASSQNPEFRVLKPWWDVFSEYLCIAMLMIGVFGCTLQLTQEKISCLPSHFSSSTPEAIDCSHIRGHGENETWEHHTLVKPVSPIIREVYGRKNNLDIHQYIFVNHYCYERAVHWYGKYFPYLVVIHTLIFMVASSFWFKFPGTSSKIEIFVTILGKCFDSPWTTRALSEVSEERGEEKMVIWRKNTMSKSMASAFAASPDSEPGVEEEMVGLLRQSSIKSNPEKKNPELQPADSLLDKKEGEQAKALFEKVKKFRTHVEEADLLYLMYVLQTSLKVFKFVLITCYSAALVPNIEIVVRCSVPPELTGFEIYCCNHTKAHLFSKLCYCYICFVGVYGLLCIYTLYWLFHRPLKEYSFEHVRLETGINDIPDVKNDFAFLLHLSDQYDALYSKRFAVFLSEVSESRLRQVNLNHEWPGKKLRGRLSRNADNRQELHLFMLPGLPDTVFDVPEVESLKLELLNNVTISSSVIQLGSLQELSLIHCPAKLHLAALTHLRENLKVLRLAFEGLEQVPMWMYTLQSLEELHLSGPLTHELSRSATLDSLRELKALRVLTLRSRLTKIPPSVGDVAVNLQRLCIYNEGLKLQAFSSLKKLTNLASLELTGCELERIPSAVFSLSSLQELDLKENKLTTVEEILSLQHCRRLVTLRLWHNGITYIPEHIAKLKSLETLNVSWNKLRKLPSRLFYCTKLRHLNLSHNQLTSLPAEVGILQSLQFFSAAFNSLEQLPEELFSCKRLKTLALGNNCLLSLSPRVANLAQLVRLELKGNRLDSLPPEIGDCPLLKTSNLVVEDNLLDLLPSDVRSRMKDS encoded by the exons ATGATACCAGTAACTGAGTTCCGGAACTTTGCCTCATCACAGAACCCCGAGTTCCGGGTTCTAAAGCCATGGTGGGATGTGTTCTCGGAATACTTATGTATCGCCATGCTCATGATTGGAGTGTTCGGATGCACCTTACAG CTCACCCAGGAGAAGATCTCCTGCCTTCCCAGCCATTTCTCCAGCTCAACTCCAGAGGCCATCGATTGCAGCCACATCCGCGGCCACGGCGAGAACGAGACATGGGAGCACCATACCTTAGTCAAGCCCGTCAG CCCCATCATCCGGGAGGTGTATGGACGCAAGAACAACCTTGACATCCACCAGTACATCTTCGTCAACCATTACTGCTACGAACGAGCCGTGCACTGGTACGGCAAGTACTTCCCCTACCTGGTGGTAATCCACACATTGATCTTCATGGTGGCCAGCAGCTTCTGGTTCAAGTTCCCTGGGACGTCGTCCAAGATCGAGATCTTTGTCACCATCCTGGGGAAGTGTTTCGACTCGCCATGGACCACCCGGGCGCTGAGTGAGGTGTCTGAGGAGCGTGGCGAGGAAAAGATGGTGATATGGAGGAAGAACACCATGTCGAAGTCGATGGCATCGGCGTTCGCTGCCTCGCCGGACAGTGAgccaggggtggaggaggagatggtGGGACTTCTCCGGCAGTCGTCCATCAAGTCAAATCCAGAGAAGAAGAACCCGGAACTACAGCCAGCGGATTCACTCTTGGACAAGAAGGAAGGGGAGCAGGCTAAAGCTCTGTTCGAGAAGGTGAAGAAGTTCAGAACGCATGTGGAGGAGGCAGATCTGCTCTACCTGATGTACGTTCTCCAGACCTCCCTCAAGGTCTTCAAGTTTGTCCTCATCACCTGTTACAGCGCTGCATTGGTCCCCAACATTGAGATTGTAGTTCGTTGCTCAGTTCCTCCGGAGCTGACCGGCTTCGAAATCTACTGCTGCAACCACACGAAAGCCCACCTCTTCTCCAAGCTGTGCTACTGTTACATCTGCTTTGTGGGAGTCTACGGACTTCTGTGCATCTACACCCTCTATTGGCTCTTCCATCGACCTCTTAAAGAGTACTCCTTTGAGCATGTTAGACTGGAGACGGGTATCAACGACATCCCAGATGTCAAGAACGACTTTGCGTTCCTCCTCCACCTCAGCGACCAGTACGATGCGCTCTACTCCAAACGCTTCGCCGTCTTTCTCTCCGAGGTCAGCGAGAGCCGTCTTCGCCAGGTCAACCTCAACCACGAGTGGCCCGGCAAGAAGCTGCGGGGACGCCTCTCCCGGAACGCCGACAACCGTCAGGAACTCCATCTCTTCATGCTCCCGGGTCTTCCCGACACCGTCTTCGATGTTCCTGAAGTGGAATCTCTCAAACTGGAGCTGCTAAACAACGTGACTATTTCCTCCAGTGTAATCCAGCTAGGTTCTCTCCAGGAGCTGTCCCTCATCCACTGCCCAGCCAAGCTCCACCTGGCTGCCCTGACCCACCTCAGAGAGAACCTCAAGGTCCTCCGGCTAGCCTTTGAAGGACTGGAGCAGGTACCAATGTGGATGTACACACTTCAGAGTCTCGAAGAGCTTCACCTGAGTGGCCCTTTGACCCACGAACTCTCCCGCAGTGCAACGTTAGACTCCCTGAGAGAACTCAAAGCTCTAAGAGTCCTGACGCTTCGCAGCCGCCTAACCAAGATCCCTCCGAGTGTTGGGGATGTGGCAGTCAACCTCCAGCGTCTCTGCATCTATAATGAGGGCCTCAAACTACAAGCCTTTAGCAGCCTCAAGAAGTTGACCAACCTGGCCTCTCTGGAGCTGACAGGATGCGAGCTGGAGCGCATCCCCAGTGCGGTCTTCAGCCTGTCAAGCCTGCAGGAACTGGACCTGAAGGAAAACAAGCTGACGACAGTAGAGGAGATCTTGAGTCTACAACATTGCCGGCGCCTGGTAACACTTCGTCTCTGGCACAACGGCATCACCTACATCCCTGAGCACATTGCTAAGCTAAAGTCCTTAGAGACGCTGAACGTCAGTTGGAACAAGCTCCGGAAACTTCCGTCACGTCTCTTCTACTGCACCAAGCTCCGGCACTTGAACCTGTCCCACAACCAGCTCACGTCGCTACCAGCTGAGGTAGGGATACTCCAGAGTCTCCAGTTCTTCTCAGCAGCCTTTAACTCCCTGGAACAGCTGCCGGAGGAGCTGTTCTCCTGCAAGAGGCTCAAGACCCTGGCGTTGGGAAACAACTGCCTGCTCTCGCTTAGCCCCAGGGTGGCTAACTTGGCCCAGCTAGTGCGCCTGGAGCTCAAGGGGAACAGACTAGACTCTCTACCTCCTGAGATAGGGGACTGTCCCCTGTTGAAGACCAGTAATCTTGTGGTAGAGGACAACCTGCTGGATCTACTGCCGTCTGATGTACGGAGCAGGATGAAAGACAGTTGA